CTAAAATTTAATCAAATTTCGCTCAATCTCACATCCAATAAGACCAAAAACAAAAAACTTTAGCCAAACTTGCGGTCATCTTAAATTTTATCAAATTTTAAAACATGCCAACAAATAGAAATAGAAACTAAATTTAGCTTTGCACCAAGGTAGCAACGCAACCAAAATTTAATCAATTTTTTTTGCCAAACCACGTACGAACAAGACCACGAGATCAAAAAACTTAAGTCAAGTTTGCAATTTAAAACATCTCAGCACATAGACAAAATTATTCAAATAAATTTAAAATATGAAATTCGTAGTAAATTTAACCAATAACAGGGCTAAATTTAGCTAGACCGCAAAATCAAAGGCAAAAAATTAGCTAAATCATTACTCAAATTTATAAAAATTTAGAATTTACTCTGCCGCAGTAAAGACGCCAAACAGAGCAAATTTAGGCTCATTTGCCAAATTTAGCAAGCGCTCTTTGGTAGTCCTCTTCGCTATCGATGCCGATACTTTGACTTTCAACCTCTAGCATTGCTATCTTTTTGCCATTTTCTAGGGCGCGCAGCTGCTCGAGTTTTTCGGTGTTTTCAAGGCTTGAAGGCAAGAGGCCGCAAAACTCTTTTAGGCTCTTTACGCTGTATCCGTAGATGCCAAGGTGTGCCTTGTAGCTTTTACACTCGCTTCTGTTAAATGGTATCCTCGATCTTGAAAAGTAAAGCGCATAGCCCTCAAAATCAGTCACCACTTTGACCAAATTTTTATCATCTGCAAACTCATCGTCCATCTTTTTATAGCAAGAAAACATAAAGGCATTTTGCCTATTTTGCTCGCAAAATGCCCTAAATTTAGCGATATTTTCAGGCTCGATAAATGGCTCGTCAGCCTGAACATTTATGATGATCTCGCTCTCGCTTAGCCCCAAAATTTGCGCCGCTTCGTTTATCCTGTCAGTGCCACTTTGATGATCTTTGCTAGTTAGCACAGCTTTTATGCCGTGAGCCTTGGCGATATCAAGCACGCTTGGCTCATCCACAGCAACCGCCACATCGTCCACGCCGCTTACTCTAAGAGCCGTCGCCACAAACATCGGCACGCCGTTTATCTCTTTTAAAATTTTATTACTAAACCTTGTTGAGGCAAGGCGGGCTGGGATGATTATCATCGCTCGATCCATTCTAGGACGCACTTTTCGATCTCGTCCTCTTTTATGATATTTTTATGCAAAATTTTCGCACTAAATAGCGAGTTTATCGAGCTTGGCACGCTGTCATTTAAGATTTTAGCGGTCTTTGCCAGCGCATCTTTTTCATCTTTTGTATCTTTGATCTGGCACGCTTTGATCATGCTTGGCGTAAATTTCACCCAGTGCGCGGTCGATGTGATGACGTTTATGCGGCCAGCATCCACCATCTTAAAGCAAGTAGCCGTATGCGGATCGATCGCGTAGCCGCTCTTTGCGAGCTTTGCGATGTATGCCTCGCACTCTTTATCGTCGCACCAGCTGGCCTCAAAGTCCTCTTTTAGCGCTTCAAGCTCTTGCTTGCTAAGCTTATAAAATTTATCTTTTGCTAGGCTTTGCATGAGTTCATTTGTTCTAACGCTACCAAATTTATCAAACAGCAAGCGCTCGACGTTTGAGCTTATTAAAATGTCCATGGCTGGGCTTATCGTCTTAACCAGCTTTTTATCCCTTAGGTCGTAAACGCCGGTGGTGAAAAACTGCGTCAAGATATTGTTTGCGTTTGAGGCGATCTTGATCTTGCCGATCTTTGCGCCCATTTTTTTAGCGTAATACGCCCCGAGTGCGTTGCCGAAATTTCCACTTGGCACGATGATGTCAAAACTCTCGTTTGCCTTAAGTGCCTTTTGTTTTAGCAAATTTGCGTAGGCGTAGGCGTGGTAGATGATCTGGAAGAGAATTCTGCCAAAATTTACCGAGTTTGCCGCGCTTAGTTTAAGGCGCTTTTTCTTAAGCTCAGATTTAAATTTATCATTTGCAAGCAGCGTTTTTAGCGCTCTTTGAGCGTCGTCAAAGTCGCCTTTTATGCCAAAAACCTTTAAATTTTCACCCTGCATGGTCTGCATTTGCAGCTTTTGCACCTCGCTCGTGCCGCCATCTGGATAGAGGCAAACGACCTTAATATTCTCGTCGTTTGCAAAGGTTTGAAGTGTCGCAGGGCCCGTGTCGCCGCTAGTTGCGCACATGATAAGGTATCTTTCGCCTCTCTCTTTTGCTAGCTGACTAAGCAGCGAGCCAAAGGGCTGAAGCGCCATATCCTTAAACGCTCTTGTTGGACCGTGATAGAGCTCATTTACGTATAAATTTTTATCTATTTTTTTAAAAATGACTGGGTGCTTTGGATCATCAAAGCTTGCATATCTCTTGAGCGCCTTTTTGAAAAACGCCTCAGATACATCAAATTTAAATAGCGAGATGATGTGAAGTGCGAGCTTTTCGTAGCTTAGGTTTGAGAGCTCTTGCCACTTTGCCTTTGTGATCTTTGGTAGCTTCTTTGGCGCGTAAAGTCCGCCGTGAGCGGAGCTTGGGCTAAGCATAGCTGTGCTTAAATTTACGTTTTTTACCTTTTCATCTTTCACGCTTCTAGTTGGTGTTAGTCTCATTTTTTGCCTTTTGTGGTTGATTTTTTTATCCAATTTTCATATTTTTTAAAAACCTCTTTTGGCTTAAGTGTCAAAATTTCTGGGGTTTCGTAGCTGTGGTGCTTTCTTATAAATTTAGCCACTTTTTTAAATTTCACGTCCGTTTTTATGAGTAAAATTTGCTCTTTTTCATCACAAAGCTTCTCTTGCCAAAGATAAATGCTCTTTGCGCTAAAGCTACTCACGCAAGCTGCAAGGCCCTTTTTTACGAGCTTTTTGCTTAGTTTTTTTGCCTCTTTTTTCTTTGCGACTGAGGTGATTAAAATTCTCATTTTGATCTAAATTTTCCTTTTAAAAAGTGGCTCATTATAACAAAATGGGCTTAAATTTGCTGCGCCAAAACCTTTTTAAACTCCTCGCTTAGCGTAACTTCAAGCGTTACAAGCGATACTCTCAGCCCAAAATCCTTTACCTTTACATAGTCTTTTTGTGTCATCAAAAGCGAGGTGGCGCCGTAGGTTTGTA
This genomic stretch from Campylobacter concisus harbors:
- the thrC gene encoding threonine synthase; this translates as MRLTPTRSVKDEKVKNVNLSTAMLSPSSAHGGLYAPKKLPKITKAKWQELSNLSYEKLALHIISLFKFDVSEAFFKKALKRYASFDDPKHPVIFKKIDKNLYVNELYHGPTRAFKDMALQPFGSLLSQLAKERGERYLIMCATSGDTGPATLQTFANDENIKVVCLYPDGGTSEVQKLQMQTMQGENLKVFGIKGDFDDAQRALKTLLANDKFKSELKKKRLKLSAANSVNFGRILFQIIYHAYAYANLLKQKALKANESFDIIVPSGNFGNALGAYYAKKMGAKIGKIKIASNANNILTQFFTTGVYDLRDKKLVKTISPAMDILISSNVERLLFDKFGSVRTNELMQSLAKDKFYKLSKQELEALKEDFEASWCDDKECEAYIAKLAKSGYAIDPHTATCFKMVDAGRINVITSTAHWVKFTPSMIKACQIKDTKDEKDALAKTAKILNDSVPSSINSLFSAKILHKNIIKEDEIEKCVLEWIER
- the kdsB gene encoding 3-deoxy-manno-octulosonate cytidylyltransferase, producing the protein MIIIPARLASTRFSNKILKEINGVPMFVATALRVSGVDDVAVAVDEPSVLDIAKAHGIKAVLTSKDHQSGTDRINEAAQILGLSESEIIINVQADEPFIEPENIAKFRAFCEQNRQNAFMFSCYKKMDDEFADDKNLVKVVTDFEGYALYFSRSRIPFNRSECKSYKAHLGIYGYSVKSLKEFCGLLPSSLENTEKLEQLRALENGKKIAMLEVESQSIGIDSEEDYQRALAKFGK
- the cutA gene encoding divalent-cation tolerance protein CutA yields the protein MRILITSVAKKKEAKKLSKKLVKKGLAACVSSFSAKSIYLWQEKLCDEKEQILLIKTDVKFKKVAKFIRKHHSYETPEILTLKPKEVFKKYENWIKKSTTKGKK